DNA sequence from the Caulobacter segnis genome:
GACGGGGCCGGCGCGGCGATCATGGCCGCCGTCATCGCGACAGTGCGCGCCACGCCGGGCATCGAGGTCCGTGAGAACGCCCGCGCCCGCCGCCTGCTGCAGGACGACACCGGCCGCGTGGTCGGGGTGCTGGCTCAGATCGACGACGACCTGGTCGAGATCCGCAGCCATAGCGTGATCCTGGCCACTGGCGGGGTCGGCGGCCTCTACGCCGTCACCACCACGCCGGCGCAGGTGCGCGGCGAGGGCCTGGGCCTGGCCGCCCTGGCCGGCGCCACGATCGCCGATCCTGAGTTCGTGCAGTTCCACCCCACGGCCATCGACATCGGCCGCGATCCCGCGCCCCTGGCCACCGAGGCCCTGCGCGGCGAGGGCGCGATCCTGCGCAATACCGACGGTCGCGCCTTCATGGCCGACTACCACCCGGCCAAGGAGCTGGCCCCGCGCGACGTGGTGGCCCGCGCCATCCACGCCGAGCGCGCCGCCGGCCGAGGCGCCCTTCTCGATGCGATCGAGGCGGTCGGCGACCATTTCCCGCACGAGTTCCCGGCCGTGTTCGAGGCCTGCCGCGGCGCGGGGATCGACCCGCGCCGCGAGATGATCCCGGTCGTCCCGGCCGTGCACTACCACATGGGCGGGGTCGCCACCGACCTCGACGGCCGCGCCAGCCTGCCGGGCCTCTACGCCGCCGGCGAGTGCGCCTCGACCGGCGTGCAGGGCGCCAACCGCCTGGCCTCCAACAGCCTGCTGGAAGCGGCCGTGTTCGGGGCCCGCGCCGGCCGCGCGGCGGCGGCCGAAGGGGCGACTGGCGGCGAGCCGGTCAGCCTGGCGCCCCTGCCCGACCTGCCAGACGCCACGCTGCAGGTGCTGCGCCGGGCCATGAGCCGCGACGCCGGGGTGATCCGCGACGAGGCCGGCCTGACCCGCCTGCTGGAGCAACTGAACGCCCTGGAGCCGGCCTATGGCCCCTGCCCGCCGCTGGTCGCCGCCCGCCTGATCGTCGAGGCGGCCCTGGCCCGCCAGGAAAGCCGGGGCGGCCACTATCGCAGCGACTTCCCCGCGACCGCCGCGCCGGTCCGCACCTTTGTGACCCTGGAGAGCGCGGACGTCGCCGTCCGCTACGCCGCCGAATGAGCATCACGCCCCTAGACGATCTGCTGGTGCGCCCCATCGTCGACCTGGCCCTGGCCGAGGACCTGGGCCGGGCCGGCGACATCACCGGCCAGGCCTGCATCGACCCGAACGCCCGACTGTCGGTGGTCTGGGCCAGCCGGCAGGATGGGAGGGTTTCCGGTCTTTCCTGCGCGCGCCTGTCCCTGGCCGCCCTGGACCCGACCGCCGCGTTCGAGGTGGTGACGCCCGACGGCGCCGACGCCGCGCCGGGCGCGATCCTGGCCCGCGCCGAGGGCGCCGCCCGCGCCATCCTGGCCGCCGAACGCACGGGCCTGAACCTGCTGGGCCGCCTGTCGGGCATCGCCACCCTGACGCGGGCCTATGTGCGCCTGGTGGCGGGCACCGGCGCGACCATCGTCGACACCCGCAAGACCACGCCAGGCCTGCGGGCGCTGGAGAAGTACGCCGTCCGCTGCGGCGGCGGGGTCAACCATCGCTTCGGCCTGGATGACGCCATCCTGATCAAGGACAACCACGTCGCCGCCTGCGGCGGGGTCGGCGAGGCTGTCCGCCGGGCGCGGGCCCATGCCGGGCACCTGGTCAAGGTCGAGGTCGAGGTCGACGGCCTGGACCAGCTGGACGAGGCCCTGAAGCACGGGCCCGACGTGGTGATGCTGGACAATTTCAGCCTCGACGACCTCAAGACCGCCGTGGCGCTGGCCAAGGGCCGCGCGGTGCTGGAGGCCTCGGGCGGGGTGAACCTGACCACCGTCCGCGCCATCGCCGAGACCGGCGTGGACGTGATCAGCATCGGCGCGCTGACCCATTCGGCCCCGGTGCTGGATATCGGGCTGGACGCGGTGTGAGCCTGAAATCTGCTCCCCCTCTGGGGGAGCTGTCGCGGAGCGACTGAGGGGGCAGCTCGGCGTATGCGGAGAAGCCCCCTCCGGCCCTCTGGGCCACCTCCCCCAGAGGGGGAGGAGATTTGCACGCTAGAACAGCCGCATCAGCTCCCGCACCACCATCGCCGCCAGCACGCCGGTGGAGATCGCGAACAGCAGGAAGCGAACGGCCACCAGGTTGATGCTGATCTGCAGCAGGCTGTGCAGCGCGCGGACGGCCACATAGGCCCAGGCCAGGTGGACGCCCGTCGCGTCAGCGTGGCCCGCGACCTGGATGGCCAGCGCCGCCGCGTAGAAGATCGTCGGCTGCTCCATCAGGTGGTTGTAGTTGTCGGCCGCCTGGCGGGCCGTGTCCGGCAGCTTGTCCAGCGAGCCCGGGAACCGCGCGTCCTGCGGCTTGATCCCCGCCTTCTGCATGGCCGGGATCCGCTGGACGTACATCCAGACCCAGATCAGCAGCGACCACCCCACGAGCGCCATCACCGGCGCGACCATCGACGTCTGCATCTTGGCTCCCTCCCCAGGGATTCTTGTTTTGACCTGGGGAGGAAATCAGAGAACGACGATATCGAAAATGGTGACGTTCGGGGAAGCTAGCTCCCCCGGTCCCGGAACGGGTCGGCCGGATAGACGCCCAGGATCTCGAACCGCTCCGAGAAGAACTTCAGCTCGTCCAGGGCCAGGGCCAGGGCGCGGTCCTCGGGACGGCCGTCGACCTCGGCGTAGAAGAAGGTCGCCGTGAAGTTGCCGCCTTCCATGTAGCTTTCCAGCTTGGTCATGTTGACGCCGTTGGTCGCGAAGCCGCCCAGGGCCTTGTAGAGGGCCGCCGGCAGGTTGCGGACGCGGAACACGAAGCTGGTCACGCAGCGATGGGTGAATTCCGGGGCCGGCGGGTTCGGGTCGGCCGTCATCACCAGGAAGCGCGTGGTGTTGTGGCGCTCGTCCTCGATGTCGCGGGCCAGGATGTCCAGGCCGTAGATCTCGGCGGCCAGGGCCGGGGCGACGGCGGCGCGATGCGGGTTCGGCTTCAGGGCCAGTTCCTTGGCCGCCCCGGCGGTGTCGCCGGCGGCCTCGGTGGTCACGCCCAGCTTCTTGAGGCTGTTGCGGCACTGGCTGAGCGCGATCGGCATCGAGGCCACGACCTCGACGTCAGACAGCTTCACACCCTTGTTGGCCATCAGCTGGAAGCGGATCGGCTTGAAGCGCTCGCCGATGATCTTCAGGCCCGAGGCTGGCAAGAGGTGGTGCACGTCGGCGACCCGGCCGGCGATCGAGTTCTCGATCGGGATCATGCCCAGCTGGGCCGCCCCGGTCTTGATGGCCTCGAACGCCTCCTCGAACGTCTTGCAGGGATAGGCCTCGTAGTCCGGGAAATAGGTCCGGCACGCCTCGTGGCTGTTGGCGCCGGGCTCGCCCTGGAAGGCGATCTTCTTGAGGATGCTCATTGGCTCTTTCCTGCGGCAGCACGCGCCGCTTCGAGGTCGGAAGGATTGTCGACGGAGATCGGGGCTTCGGCCGCCACGGCGGCGCGGATGGTCAGGCCCAGCTCCATGGCGCGCAGCTGCTCCAGCTTCTCGCGCTTCTCCAGGGGCGAGGGGGCGGCGGCGTTGAACGCCGCCAGCGCCGCGCGGCGATAGCCATAGATGCCGATGTGGCGCCAGACGGGCGCGTCGCCATAGAGGGTGGAGCGGGTGAAATAGAGCGCGCGGCCGCTGCTTCCGTCCGCCTCCATGGCCAGCACGGCCTTGACCACGTCGGGATTGGACCGGTCGGCCGGCGAGGCCTCAGGCGCCACGACGGTCGCGATGTCGGCGTCGCCGAACTCCTTAAGTACGCGAGCGCAATCGCTCAGCACGGCCGGATCCACGAACGGCATGTCGCCCTGCAGATTGATGACCACGTCGTGCTTCAAACCCGGATCGAGTTGCGCCAGGGCCGCCAGGATCCGGTCCGAGCCGGAGGGCAGTTCGGGGTCGGTCAGCACCGCCAGGCCGCCAGCGGCTTGAACCGCCTCGACGATTTCGGGATCGCCAGCGGCCACGGCCACGGGGCCGACGCCGGCCTTCAGCGCCTGGTTCAGGACCCGGACGATCATTGGAACGCCGCCGATGTCGGCCAGCGGCTTGTCGGGCAGACGTGTCGCGGCCATCCGCGCGGGGATCAGGACAATCGGATTCATGGGCGGGTTCGTGGCCTCAAATCTTTGCTGCCCGGTTGCGCGAGGGGCGGTAGCGTGTAAGAGACGCGAGCGCAACATGAGGCGTGCTGGGGACTCAGAGGGGGATTCCGGCGCGCGGGTTCAAAGCCCGCCCCTGGGGTGGGCCGACAAGAGGCTGACAAGGCTGAAATGAGCGACCTGACGTTCAACAAGATCGCTGGCGGCGTGCTGCTGACCGGCCTCGTTATCTTCGGTCTCCGCGAAGCGTCCGACATCGTCTTCAAGAAGCACGAAGTCGAGAAGGCCGGCTACGAGATCGCGGTCCAGGAAGAATCGGCCGGCGGCGGCGAAGCCGTCGACACCCCGCCCGACTGGAATGCCGTGCTGACCCCGGCCAACGTCGCCGCCGGCGCCGCCGTCTCGGCCAAGTGCGCCGCCTGCCACAAGCTGGACGCCTCGAACGCCAACGCCACCGGCCCCGGCCTGTGGGACGTGGTGGGCCGCAAGCCGGCCGCGCACCCGGGCTTCAACTATTCGGGCGCGATGAAGGACTTCTCGGGCAAGACCCCGATCTGGGACTACGACGCGCTGTACACCTTCCTGAAGGCGCCCGGTAAGGACGTCCCCGGCACCAACATGACCTTCGTGGGTCTGAAGAAGCCGGAAGACCGCATCGCCATGATCGCCTACCTGCACAGCCTGGGCAGCAAGCTGCCGGTGCCGCCGCCGCGTCCGGCCGCCGCCGCGGCTCCGGCCGCTGGCGCCGAGGCTGCTCCGGCCGCCGAAGGCGCCGCTGCTCCCGCCGCGGGCGCTGCTCCGGCTCCCGCCGCGGGCGCTGCTCCGGCTCCGGCCGCTGGCGCTGCTCCGGCCGCCGCCGCTCCGGCCGCGCCGAAGGCCTGATCGCTTTCAAAGCCGATCACGGAATCTGAAAGGGCCGCGAAGTTTTCTTCGCGGCCCTTTTCCTATGGCGGAGCTAGGGTTTGCGAACCGATCGTTCGCTTGAAAGCCCGTCCCATGAAGTTCCGCGTCCTGGCCGCCGCCGGCCTGCTGGCCTTTTCCTTCCTGGCCTCTCCGGCGCTCGCCGGCGGCGCCAAGGCCCCCGCCGTCGCCCTGCAGTCGATCGACGGCCTGCCGACGCCCCTGCCCTATCCCTATGACGAGAAGGCGGACGCCGAGGCCGACCTGGCCGCCGCGATCAAGAAGGCCAAGGCCCACAAGAAGCTCGTCCTGATCGACCTGGGCGGCAACTGGTGCGGCGACTGCCGCGTGTTCGCCGGCGTCATCGAGCAGCCCGACGTCAAGCGCTGGGTCGACAAGCACTACGAGGTCGTGACGATCAATGTCGGCCGCTACGACCACAACATGCAGATCCCGGCCCGCTACGGCGTCGACAAGCTGAAGGGCGTGCCGTCCTTCCTGGTCGTCGACACCAAGGGCAAGCTGGTCAACGACGGCGCCTTCTTCGCCCTGACCGACGCCCGCCACATGACCCCGCAGTCGATCGTCGACTGGCTGGCGCAGTGGCCGAAGTAGGCGCCGGGACAGGCGGGAAGCGCCAGATTTCCGCCGCCTCGCGCCGCTAGCGGTGTCGCCCCCGCCCGACTCGCGCGAGAGATTGGCGAGACGGATGTCTGGGGGCGTGATGAAGCGTTTGTGGGTGGTCGCGGCGGCGCTGGTGGCGCTGGCCTCGGGAATGGACACGGCCAAGGCGGCGGAGCTCAACCCCGCCTGCCGCACGCCCGGCAAGCCGGTCTCCGAGGCTGGCTTCGTCCAGATCGGCGGCATCCGCCAATGGGTCGTGGTCGACGGCCAGGACTGCGCCAATCCGGTGGTCCTGATCGTCCACGGCGGGCCGGGCAATCCCAACACCCCCTTCGCCCACGCCCTGTTCGGGACCTGGGCCAAGGACTTCACCGTCGTCCAGTGGGACCAGCGCGGCGCGGGCAAGACCTACGGGGCCAACAAGCCGGCCGAGGACGAGCCTCTGAGCATGGAGCGCCTGGCCGCGGACGGGGTTGAGATCGCCCGCTACGCGACCCAGCGCTTCGGCAAACGCAAGGTCATCCTGATGGGTGGCTCGTGGGGCTCGGCCCTGGCGGTCAACATCGCCATGACCCAGCCGGACCTGTTCAGCGCGTATGTCGGGACCGCCCAGCTGGCCAACTACCAGCTGGACGTGGGGACCAGCTACGCCAAGGCCCTGGTCCTGGCCCGCGCCGCCGGCGACACGGACGCGGTCGGCAAGCTGGAGGCCCTGGGCGCGCCGCCCTGGACCAATCCCCGCGCCTTCGGGATTCTCCGCCGCGTCACCCGGAAATACGAGGCCCAGGCGACCGAGCCGCCGCCCAAGGACTGGTTCGCCTTCGGCCCGGGCTACGACACCCCCGCCTACGAGGCCGACTACACGGCCGGCGAGGACTATTCGTTCCTGAACTTCGTCGGGCTAAAAGGCGACGGCATGGGCCCGAGGATCGACCTGCGCAAGCTGGGGACCCGGTTCGCCATGCCCGTCTGGATGTTGCAGGGCGAGGCCGACCTGGTGACCCCGCCCGAGGTGTCCAAGGCCTATTTCGACGCGATCCAGGCCCCGAAGAAGACCTGGGTGACCCTACCCCGCACGGGGCACGATCCGAACCGCATCATGATCGACGCCCAGTTCGCGGCGCTGAAGGCGGCGGCGGGCCGCTAAACCCGCCGATACCCCAGCGGCGCGCCGGTCGGCGTCGCCGCGATCCGGGCGATGGCCTCGGCCAGGGGCTCGATGGCCGTGGCCATGTGGTGGGCGTTGGCGTGGAGGATGGTGTCGCGGTCCAGCAGGATGGCGACGTGGCCCTTCCAGAACACCAGGTCGCCGCGCCGGCGGTCGGCCTCGGCCACCTCCGGGAAGAAGCCCCTCTGCATGTCGGTGTCGCGCGGGCAGGCGCGGGCGCAGGCGTAGAGGGCCTGCTGCACCAGGCCCGAGCAGTCCAGGCCCAGGCTCTCGCGGCCGCCCCACTGATAGGGCGCGCCCAGGAAGCGTTCGGCGACGGCGACAGGGTCGGTCTCGCCCCGCCCGATGGGCGTCAGGTGGTCCTCGACGAACCAGCCCGTGCCGGCGCCCTTGGCGAAGCGGCCCTCGCGCTCCTCGATCGTCACCAGGGCGTTGAGGCTGTAGAGGCCCTCCGGCCGCGACTTGATATCGGGCTTGCTGAAGGCGTAGGTGCGGATGGCGCTGACCGCGTGGGTCGGCGGATGGCCTTGCGGCGCGAGGGCGCTGGTCGCCACATAGCCGACATAGCCGTCGCGCGGCGCCTGGCCCCAGGCGAAGCCATCCTTTTCCTCGAGCACGCGGAAGACCTCGCCGAACAGCAGCTGGTCCCACTGCTCGGCGTCGGGCGAGGCGCTGGCGCGGATGGCCGCGGCCGGGACCGCGCAGACCATCACCCGGCTCTCGGCATAGCGCTCGGCCGGGGCCAGGCCTTCCAGGCGCTGGTCGGCCAGGTCGGGTCGGGCCAGGGTGATGCGAGTATCGAGGCTCATGCGAAGCGGCTCTTGATCATGGCGAAGGCGGCGCGGATGGCCTGGACCTCCGCCCCTACCGGGAATCCGGGGCGTCCCTTGGGGTTCCAGGCGAAGACGTCGAAGTGAGCCCAGGGGCCGACGTCCTCTCCAGATGGCGCGAACCGTTGCAGGAACAAGGCCGCCGTGGTGGCGCCGGCCTGGGCCCAGCCGTCGGGATCGTTCTTCAGGTCGGCGATGTCGCTGTCCAGGGCGTCGCGATAGGCATCGGTCAGGGGCAGGCGCCACAGCGGGTCGGCGACGGTCTTCGAGGCCGTCTCGATCTGCGCGGCCAGCTTGTCGTCATCGGTCCAGAACGGGATCACGAACGGGCCCATGGCGATGCGGGCCGCGCCGGTCAGGGTGGCGAAGTCCAGGGTCAGGGCGGGCTTCAGCTCGGCGGCGCGGGTCAGGGCGTCGGCCAGGATCAGGCGGCCCTCGGCGTCGGTGTTGCCCACCTCGACCGTCAGGCCCGCGCGGGTCTGGAGGACGTCGCCCGGCCGCATGGCGTCGCCGGCGATGGCGTTCTCGACCACCGGGGTCAGGATGACGAGGCGGACCGGAAGCCCGGCCTCCATGATCATCCGGCCCAGGGCCAGGGCGTGGGCGGCGCCGCCCATGTCCTTCTTCATCAGCCGCATGCCCGCCGAGGGCTTGATGTCGAGGCCGCCCGTGTCGAACACCACGCCCTTGCCCACCAGCGCCAGCACGGGATGCGAGGGATCGCCCCAGCTGACCTCGATCATGCGCGGCGCGCGGGCGTCGACGGCGGCGCGGCCCACGGCGTGGACGGCCGGATAGTTCTCGCGCAGCAGGTCGTCGCCACGCACCACCGACAGGGTCGCGCCGTACTTCTGGGCGATCTCGCCGGCGATGGTCTCGATCTGCAGCGGCCCCATGTCGTTGGCCGGAGTGTTGACCATGTCGCGGGCCAGGGCGCAGGCGTGGGCGAAGGCGGTGACGGCGGCGGCGTCGACGCCCTTGGGCGCGACCAGGCGCGGGATGGGCTCGCCGTGCTTCTTCTTGTAGCGGTCGAAGCGATAGGTCCCGAGGGCGAAGGCCAGGGTCGCCTGCTCGGGATCGATCCCCTTGGGGATCCTGGCCAAGGCGTACTGGCCGGCCGGCAGCTTGCCCGCCAGGGTGCGAAACAGCGACAGATCAACGCGGCCCGAGCCTGTCCCGAGCAGCACGCGCTCGACCGCGCCGCTGGCCCCGGGGACCGCCAGCACCTGACCGGCCTTGCCCGTGAACGCGTTGGCGGCAGCGTAAGTCCTTACCGGAGCACGCTTTTGCGCCAGGAACGCCTCGACCTCGCCTTCGGCCAGCGGATGGACCGGGATCGCCTGCCCGTCGGCCTCGACGAGGATCGGATGCGTCGCGTCGGTCATCGGCGGAACCTCTTGGAATTATGCTTAACGCTTCGTTGAGGGCGTCGCCCGGACAATGGGCGCGTTCTCTGGAGACATGTCTCTCATGTGTCGCAACCGCGCGCTCGTCGCAACCGTTCTCGCCGGCCTGCTGGCGGCGGCGCCCGCGTTCGCGGCGGACGCGCCCAAGCCGGCCGAGCCCACTCGGGCCGCCCCGGCCAAGGCCTCGCCCCAGCAGCGCGCCGAGGCGCGGCGCCTGGACCCGCTGGCCCGCGCGGCCTTCTGGGGCTCGGAGTTCGAGATCGATCCGGCCGACGCCGAGGCCGGCGCGGGCCTGGCCCAGGCGCTGCGCGCCTTGGGCCGAGACGACGACGCGGCGCGGGCCGCCTCCCAGGCCCTGATCGCCCATCCTGACGACACCGCCTTGCTGCTGGAGCTGGCCCGCGCCCACATCGCGCGCGGCCAGGGCTTCTACGCCATCGAGCCGGCCCGCAAGGCCGCCGCCCTCAATCCCAAGGACTGGCGTCCGCAGACCCTGCTGGGCGTGGCCTACGAGCAGGCCGAGCGCGACGACGAGGCCGACGCGGCCCACCGCCAGGCCCTGGCGCTGGCGCCGGGCGAGGCGACGCCGCTGGCCAACTACGCCATGCACCTGGCCGCCCGGGGCGACCTGGCCGACGCCGAGGTCCAGCTGCGCCACGCCGCCGCCCTGCCCTCGGCCGGGATCCAGGTGCGCCAGAACCTGGCCCTGGTGGTCGGCCTGCGCGGCCGCCTGCCGGAAGCCGAGAAACTGGCCCGCGCCGATCTGCCGCCCGAACAGGTCGCCAACAACCTGGCCTACCTGCGCGCCGCCATCGGCCAGGCCGGCGCGAACCGCTCCTGGGACGCGCTGAAAGCCGGCGGCGGGCAGTAGGACTTCTCCTCCCCATGAGGGGGAGGTGGATCGATGCGGATACGCATCGAGACGGAGGGGGTCCGCGCAGGCGGTTCTGAGGTTCAGCGCCCAAGCCCCCTCCACCGCCGTTCGGCGGTCCCCCTCCCCCTGAGGGGGAGGAGAGATACCCCTCAGTGCTTTCCGAAGATGTCCTGCACCCGCATGATCGCCGGGCCCAGGATCATCACGAACAGCACCGGCAGAAAGAACAGGATCATCGGCACGGTCAGCTGGGCCGGCAGGGCCGCGGCCTTCTTTTCGGCGGCCGAGAGGCGCAGGTCGCGGTTTTCCTTGGCCATGACGCGCAGGGCCGCGCCCAGCGGCGTGCCGTAGCGCTCGGCCTGGATCATGGCCGTCGCCACCGACTTGACGCCCGGATGGTTGTTGCGGCGGGCCAGGCCCTCATAGGCCATGCGGCGGTCGGGCAGGTACGACAGCTCGGCGGTCAGCAGGCTGAGTTCCTCAGCCAGCTCCATCGACTGGGCGCCGACTTCCGAGCCGACCTTCTGGATCGCCGCCTCGATCGACATGCCGCTCTCCACGCAGATCAGCAGCAGGTCCAGCGCGTCGGGAAAGGCCGCCACGATCGACTCGCGACGCTTCTGGGCGACATTGGTGATGTAGACGTTGGGCGCGTAGTAGCCGGCCGCCAGGAAGGCCACGCAGGCGCAGATCTTCTGGATGGGCAGCATGCCGAAGCCGTTGACCACGGTCAGGTAGAACGCCACCACCGCGGCGAACACGAACGGCATGACGAAGCGGAAGAAGTAGAAGGTCGTCACCGGGCCGGGGCCGCGGAAGCCCGCCTGGGCCAGGTTCTCGACGACCTTGGGATCCTCCAGCAGCTTGGACAGCTGCAGGCGCTCGACGACGGTCTTGTAGAGGTCCTTTTCCTGGTGACGCAGGGTGGCGGGCCCGCCCCCGCCGCCGCGCGCGGCGAGGCTCTGGCGCGAGCGCCGGCGCAGTTCCTCGCGACGGTTGGCCACCGACTTGAGACGGCCCTCCAGGCCGCTGTTGCGCATCACCGGCGAGGCCAGGGTGATGATGGTGGCGAACACCACCAGGGCGATGAACGCCGTCAGGATGTTCGAGGGATCGGTCAGGGTCTCGACGATGTTCACGCGCCCCCCGTCAGAACTTGAAGTTGATCATGCGGCGCATGACGAAGATCCCCAGCGCCATCCAGATCCCGCCCGCCAGCAGCATCAGATGGCCGCGCGGGTCGGTGAACATCGGCCGCATGTAGGCGGGCGAGGTCACGCTGATCAGGGTGACGACGCCGGGCGGCAGCGAGCCGATGATCATGGCCGAGGCGACGGCTTCGGCCGACAGCGCCTTGATCTTCTCCTTCATCAGCTTGCGGGCGCGCAGCACGCCGGACAGGTTGCTCAGCGCCTCGGCCAGGTTGCCGCCGGTCTTCTGCTGGATGGCCAGCACGATGGCGAAGAAGCGCAGCTCGCTGGTCGGCATGCGCTCGTACATCTTGTCCAGGGCCGCATCCATCGGCACGCCCATGCCGATGTTCTCGGTCAGCATGCGGAACTCACCGGCCAGGGGCTCGGGGCTCTCCTTGCCGATGATCTTCAGGCAGTCGTGGACCGGCAGGCCCGACTTCACGCCGCGCACGATGATGTCGATGGCGTCCGAGAAGGCGGCCGTGAACTTGGCGGTGCGGCCCTTGGCCAGGATCGCCAGAACCCAGCGCGGCAGGCCCGCCCCGGCGGCGAAGCCCGCGCCCAGGGCGACCAGCGGCGACTGGCCCAGCAGCAGCACCATCAGGGTCACGAAGACGCCCAGCACGCCGCTGACGATCCAGAACATCCGGACGTTCTCGCCCAGGCCGGCGGCCTGCATGCGCGACCCGATGCTGAGAAGGCTCTTCTTCTGCCGGCGCTCCTGCTCCTTCAGCGCCTTGAGGATGGCCTGGCGGCGGGCGTCGGGGGTGTTGGCCGCGGCCTTGTCGCGCACGCGCGCTTGGCGCTCGCCGCCGCCGGCGATCAGCTGGGCGCGCTTGGACGCCTTGGCCGAACCGCCGTCGCCGCCGACGAAGGCGAAGCCCAGGCCCGCGATCATCAGGAAGCCCAGGGCGCCGGCGATCACGTACAGCATCGCCTACTCCGCCGCGTCGAGGGCTTCGGCCAGCTCGCGCTCCAGGCCGTAGTAGCGGGCGCGATCCCAGAAGCGCGGGCGGGCGATGCCGGTCGAGCGGTGCTTGCCCATGACCCTGCCCTGCTCGTCCTCGCCGGTGATCTCGTAGACGAACAGATCCTGGGTGACGATCACGTCGCCTTCCAGGCCGAGCACCTCGGTGATGTGGGTGATGCGGCGCGAGCCGTCGCGCAGGCGGGCGGCCTGGATGATCACGTCGACCGAGCCGACGATCATCTCCTTGATGGTCTTCGAGGGCAGGCCGTAGCCGCCCATGGTGATCATGCTCTCCACGCGGCTGATCGCCTCGCGCGGGCTGTTGGCGTGCAGCGTGCCCATCGAGCCGTCGTGGCCGGTGTTCATGGCCTGCAGCAGGTCGAACGCCTCGGGGCCGCGCACTTCGCCGACGATGATCCGTTC
Encoded proteins:
- a CDS encoding type II secretion system F family protein codes for the protein MLYVIAGALGFLMIAGLGFAFVGGDGGSAKASKRAQLIAGGGERQARVRDKAAANTPDARRQAILKALKEQERRQKKSLLSIGSRMQAAGLGENVRMFWIVSGVLGVFVTLMVLLLGQSPLVALGAGFAAGAGLPRWVLAILAKGRTAKFTAAFSDAIDIIVRGVKSGLPVHDCLKIIGKESPEPLAGEFRMLTENIGMGVPMDAALDKMYERMPTSELRFFAIVLAIQQKTGGNLAEALSNLSGVLRARKLMKEKIKALSAEAVASAMIIGSLPPGVVTLISVTSPAYMRPMFTDPRGHLMLLAGGIWMALGIFVMRRMINFKF
- a CDS encoding tetratricopeptide repeat protein is translated as MCRNRALVATVLAGLLAAAPAFAADAPKPAEPTRAAPAKASPQQRAEARRLDPLARAAFWGSEFEIDPADAEAGAGLAQALRALGRDDDAARAASQALIAHPDDTALLLELARAHIARGQGFYAIEPARKAAALNPKDWRPQTLLGVAYEQAERDDEADAAHRQALALAPGEATPLANYAMHLAARGDLADAEVQLRHAAALPSAGIQVRQNLALVVGLRGRLPEAEKLARADLPPEQVANNLAYLRAAIGQAGANRSWDALKAGGGQ
- a CDS encoding leucyl aminopeptidase family protein encodes the protein MTDATHPILVEADGQAIPVHPLAEGEVEAFLAQKRAPVRTYAAANAFTGKAGQVLAVPGASGAVERVLLGTGSGRVDLSLFRTLAGKLPAGQYALARIPKGIDPEQATLAFALGTYRFDRYKKKHGEPIPRLVAPKGVDAAAVTAFAHACALARDMVNTPANDMGPLQIETIAGEIAQKYGATLSVVRGDDLLRENYPAVHAVGRAAVDARAPRMIEVSWGDPSHPVLALVGKGVVFDTGGLDIKPSAGMRLMKKDMGGAAHALALGRMIMEAGLPVRLVILTPVVENAIAGDAMRPGDVLQTRAGLTVEVGNTDAEGRLILADALTRAAELKPALTLDFATLTGAARIAMGPFVIPFWTDDDKLAAQIETASKTVADPLWRLPLTDAYRDALDSDIADLKNDPDGWAQAGATTAALFLQRFAPSGEDVGPWAHFDVFAWNPKGRPGFPVGAEVQAIRAAFAMIKSRFA
- a CDS encoding type II secretion system F family protein, producing the protein MNIVETLTDPSNILTAFIALVVFATIITLASPVMRNSGLEGRLKSVANRREELRRRSRQSLAARGGGGGPATLRHQEKDLYKTVVERLQLSKLLEDPKVVENLAQAGFRGPGPVTTFYFFRFVMPFVFAAVVAFYLTVVNGFGMLPIQKICACVAFLAAGYYAPNVYITNVAQKRRESIVAAFPDALDLLLICVESGMSIEAAIQKVGSEVGAQSMELAEELSLLTAELSYLPDRRMAYEGLARRNNHPGVKSVATAMIQAERYGTPLGAALRVMAKENRDLRLSAAEKKAAALPAQLTVPMILFFLPVLFVMILGPAIMRVQDIFGKH